In Anopheles gambiae chromosome 2, idAnoGambNW_F1_1, whole genome shotgun sequence, a single window of DNA contains:
- the LOC1274286 gene encoding fatty acid CoA ligase Acsl3 isoform X2, which produces MTHKQKDMESVWVQSAIGAIKIITMVYDIITMPIYLAIQRPWKRRQLARRVKAKIIQQDSSSITYRSVDSPGEMHVKMMQNNIDTLERMFNFVTKVHTTKRCIGTRQILGEEDEMQPNGRMFKKFRMGDYVWRNFIETEHAAACFGRGLRELGQEPKQNIVIFAETRAEWMIAAHGCFKQNMPVVTIYATLGDDGVAHGINETEVTTVITSHELLPKFKSVLNVTPNVKKIIFMEDQLHPTDTTGFKEGVEIIPFSKVIEIGNTSTIPGSPPAAEDTAIIMYTSGSTGTPKGVLLSHANCIGTMKNFCDIFKIYPDDVLIGFLPLAHVFELLAESVCLLTGVPIGYSTPLTLIDSSSKVMKGCKGDASVLRPTCMTSVPLILDRISKGINDKVNAEAPMKKAFFKFAYNYKSKWTARGYQTPLMDKILFKKIAKLLGGRIRSVLSGGAPLAPDTHEQIKLCLCVDVIQGYGLTETTAGAAVMDKWDMEYSRVGAPSSSNDIRLINWEEGNYRVTNKPYPQGEIVVGGTTVSKGYYKLPGKTQEDFFEEDGQRWFRTGDVGEIHPDGALKIIDRKKDLVKLQAGEYVSLGKVESELKTCPVVENICVYGDSTKQYTVALVVPNPKHLEEIAERLDIRGVEFEDLCDNKKLEKAVLQELADHGRKCKLHRSEIPAAVHLCKDIWTPDMGLVTAAFKLKRKDIQERYQAEISKMYAS; this is translated from the exons ATGACTCACAAACAGAAAGA CATGGAAAGCGTCTGGGTGCAGTCGGCGATCGGGGCGATCAAGATCATCACGATGGTGTACGACATCATCACGATGCCGATCTATCTGGCCATCCAGCGACCCTGGAAACGAAGACAGCTCGCCCGCCGGGTGAAG GCCAAGATCATCCAGCAGGACAGCAGCTCGATCACGTACCGGTCGGTCGATTCGCCCGGTGAGATGCACGTAAAGATGATGCAGAACAACATCGACACGCTCGAGCGTATGTTCAACTTCGTCACGAAGGTGCACACCACCAAGCGGTGCATCGGTACGCGCCAGATCCTGGGCGAGGAGGACGAGATGCAACCGAACGGACGGATGTTCAAGAAGTTCCGCATGGGCGACTACGTGTGGCGCAACTTCATCGAGACGGAGCACGCGGCCGCCTGCTTCGGTCGCGGCCTGCGCGAGCTGGGCCAGGAGCCGAAGCAAAACATCGTCATCTTTGCCGAAACGCGGGCCGAATGGATGATTGCGGCGCACGGTTGCTTCAAGCAGAACATGCCGGTGGTGACGATCTACGCCACGCTCGGGGATGACGGTGTGGCGCACGGTATCAACGAGACGGAGGTAACGACCGTGATTACGTCCCACGAGCTGCTGCCCAAGTTTAAGAGCGTACTGAACGTGACGCCGAATGTGAAGAAAATCATCTTCATGGAGGACCAGCTGCACCCGACCGATACGACCGGCTTCAAGGAGGGCGTGGAAATCATCCCGTTCAGCAAGGTGATCGAGATTGGCAACACGAGCACGATCC CTGGATCCCCGCCGGCCGCTGAAGACACCGCCATCATCATGTACACGTCCGGCTCGACCGGTACGCCCAAGGGTGTCCTGCTGTCGCACGCCAACTGTATCGGCACGATGAAGAACTTCTGCGATATCTTCAAAATCTATCCGGACGATGTGCTGATCGGGTTCCTACCGCTGGCGCACGTGTTTGAGCTGCTGGCCGAGAGTGTGTGCTTGCTCACGGGCGTACCGATCGGCTACTCGACACCGCTCACACTGATCGACTCGAGCAGCAAGGTGATGAAGGGCTGCAAGGGCGATGCGTCAGTGTTACGGCCGACTTGCATGACCTCGGTACCG CTCATCCTGGATCGAATTTCGAAGGGTATCAACGACAAGGTGAACGCAGAAGCACCGATGAAGAAAGCGTTCTTCAAGTTCGCGTACAACTACAAATCGAAATGGACTGCTCGTGGCTACCAGACACCGCTAATGGACAA GATTCTTTTCAAGAAGATCGCAAAGTTGCTCGGAGGCCGCATCCGCAGTGTACTGTCCGGTGGTGCTCCACTTGCACCGGATACGCACGAACAGATTAAGCTATGCCTGTGCGTCGATGTGATCCAGGGTTACGGTCTTACGGAAACTACTGCCGGAGCGGCAGTAATGGACA AATGGGACATGGAGTACAGCCGAGTCGGTGCACCGTCCTCAAGCAATGACATACGATTGATAAACTGGGAGGAAGGAAACTATCGGGTCACGAATAAGCCCTACCCGCAGGGCGAGATCGTGGTCGGCGGGACAACCGTATCGAAGGGCTACTACAAGCTCCCTGGCAAAACGCAGGAAGATTTCTTCGAGGAGGACGGCCAGCGATGGTTCCGTACCGGTGACGTGGGCGAAATCCATCCCGATGGTGCGCTTAAGATTATTG ATCGTAAGAAGGACTTGGTGAAACTGCAGGCGGGCGAATATGTGTCGCTGGGCAAGGTGGAATCGGAACTTAAAACATGCCCCGTGGTGGAAAACATCTGCGTGTACGGTGACTCCACGAAGCAGTACACCGTGGCGCTGGTTGTGCCGAATCCGAAACATCTGGAGGAGATCGCAGAGCGGCTGGACATTCGCGGGGTCGAGTTTGAGGACCTGTGCGACAACAAGAAGTTGGAAAAGGCCGTACTGCAGGAACTGGCTGACCATGGTCGTAAAT GCAAACTGCACCGTAGCGAAATTCCCGCCGCCGTACACCTGTGCAAGGACATCTGGACGCCCGATATGGGTCTGGTGACGGCCGCCTTCAAGCTGAAGCGCAAAGACATCCAGGAACGGTATCAGGCCGAAATTAGCAAGATGTACGCGTCGTAG
- the LOC1274286 gene encoding fatty acid CoA ligase Acsl3 isoform X3, producing the protein MESVWVQSAIGAIKIITMVYDIITMPIYLAIQRPWKRRQLARRVKAKIIQQDSSSITYRSVDSPGEMHVKMMQNNIDTLERMFNFVTKVHTTKRCIGTRQILGEEDEMQPNGRMFKKFRMGDYVWRNFIETEHAAACFGRGLRELGQEPKQNIVIFAETRAEWMIAAHGCFKQNMPVVTIYATLGDDGVAHGINETEVTTVITSHELLPKFKSVLNVTPNVKKIIFMEDQLHPTDTTGFKEGVEIIPFSKVIEIGNTSTIPGSPPAAEDTAIIMYTSGSTGTPKGVLLSHANCIGTMKNFCDIFKIYPDDVLIGFLPLAHVFELLAESVCLLTGVPIGYSTPLTLIDSSSKVMKGCKGDASVLRPTCMTSVPLILDRISKGINDKVNAEAPMKKAFFKFAYNYKSKWTARGYQTPLMDKILFKKIAKLLGGRIRSVLSGGAPLAPDTHEQIKLCLCVDVIQGYGLTETTAGAAVMDKWDMEYSRVGAPSSSNDIRLINWEEGNYRVTNKPYPQGEIVVGGTTVSKGYYKLPGKTQEDFFEEDGQRWFRTGDVGEIHPDGALKIIDRKKDLVKLQAGEYVSLGKVESELKTCPVVENICVYGDSTKQYTVALVVPNPKHLEEIAERLDIRGVEFEDLCDNKKLEKAVLQELADHGRKCKLHRSEIPAAVHLCKDIWTPDMGLVTAAFKLKRKDIQERYQAEISKMYAS; encoded by the exons ATGGAAAGCGTCTGGGTGCAGTCGGCGATCGGGGCGATCAAGATCATCACGATGGTGTACGACATCATCACGATGCCGATCTATCTGGCCATCCAGCGACCCTGGAAACGAAGACAGCTCGCCCGCCGGGTGAAG GCCAAGATCATCCAGCAGGACAGCAGCTCGATCACGTACCGGTCGGTCGATTCGCCCGGTGAGATGCACGTAAAGATGATGCAGAACAACATCGACACGCTCGAGCGTATGTTCAACTTCGTCACGAAGGTGCACACCACCAAGCGGTGCATCGGTACGCGCCAGATCCTGGGCGAGGAGGACGAGATGCAACCGAACGGACGGATGTTCAAGAAGTTCCGCATGGGCGACTACGTGTGGCGCAACTTCATCGAGACGGAGCACGCGGCCGCCTGCTTCGGTCGCGGCCTGCGCGAGCTGGGCCAGGAGCCGAAGCAAAACATCGTCATCTTTGCCGAAACGCGGGCCGAATGGATGATTGCGGCGCACGGTTGCTTCAAGCAGAACATGCCGGTGGTGACGATCTACGCCACGCTCGGGGATGACGGTGTGGCGCACGGTATCAACGAGACGGAGGTAACGACCGTGATTACGTCCCACGAGCTGCTGCCCAAGTTTAAGAGCGTACTGAACGTGACGCCGAATGTGAAGAAAATCATCTTCATGGAGGACCAGCTGCACCCGACCGATACGACCGGCTTCAAGGAGGGCGTGGAAATCATCCCGTTCAGCAAGGTGATCGAGATTGGCAACACGAGCACGATCC CTGGATCCCCGCCGGCCGCTGAAGACACCGCCATCATCATGTACACGTCCGGCTCGACCGGTACGCCCAAGGGTGTCCTGCTGTCGCACGCCAACTGTATCGGCACGATGAAGAACTTCTGCGATATCTTCAAAATCTATCCGGACGATGTGCTGATCGGGTTCCTACCGCTGGCGCACGTGTTTGAGCTGCTGGCCGAGAGTGTGTGCTTGCTCACGGGCGTACCGATCGGCTACTCGACACCGCTCACACTGATCGACTCGAGCAGCAAGGTGATGAAGGGCTGCAAGGGCGATGCGTCAGTGTTACGGCCGACTTGCATGACCTCGGTACCG CTCATCCTGGATCGAATTTCGAAGGGTATCAACGACAAGGTGAACGCAGAAGCACCGATGAAGAAAGCGTTCTTCAAGTTCGCGTACAACTACAAATCGAAATGGACTGCTCGTGGCTACCAGACACCGCTAATGGACAA GATTCTTTTCAAGAAGATCGCAAAGTTGCTCGGAGGCCGCATCCGCAGTGTACTGTCCGGTGGTGCTCCACTTGCACCGGATACGCACGAACAGATTAAGCTATGCCTGTGCGTCGATGTGATCCAGGGTTACGGTCTTACGGAAACTACTGCCGGAGCGGCAGTAATGGACA AATGGGACATGGAGTACAGCCGAGTCGGTGCACCGTCCTCAAGCAATGACATACGATTGATAAACTGGGAGGAAGGAAACTATCGGGTCACGAATAAGCCCTACCCGCAGGGCGAGATCGTGGTCGGCGGGACAACCGTATCGAAGGGCTACTACAAGCTCCCTGGCAAAACGCAGGAAGATTTCTTCGAGGAGGACGGCCAGCGATGGTTCCGTACCGGTGACGTGGGCGAAATCCATCCCGATGGTGCGCTTAAGATTATTG ATCGTAAGAAGGACTTGGTGAAACTGCAGGCGGGCGAATATGTGTCGCTGGGCAAGGTGGAATCGGAACTTAAAACATGCCCCGTGGTGGAAAACATCTGCGTGTACGGTGACTCCACGAAGCAGTACACCGTGGCGCTGGTTGTGCCGAATCCGAAACATCTGGAGGAGATCGCAGAGCGGCTGGACATTCGCGGGGTCGAGTTTGAGGACCTGTGCGACAACAAGAAGTTGGAAAAGGCCGTACTGCAGGAACTGGCTGACCATGGTCGTAAAT GCAAACTGCACCGTAGCGAAATTCCCGCCGCCGTACACCTGTGCAAGGACATCTGGACGCCCGATATGGGTCTGGTGACGGCCGCCTTCAAGCTGAAGCGCAAAGACATCCAGGAACGGTATCAGGCCGAAATTAGCAAGATGTACGCGTCGTAG
- the LOC1274286 gene encoding fatty acid CoA ligase Acsl3 isoform X1: protein MFIEEDINMESVWVQSAIGAIKIITMVYDIITMPIYLAIQRPWKRRQLARRVKAKIIQQDSSSITYRSVDSPGEMHVKMMQNNIDTLERMFNFVTKVHTTKRCIGTRQILGEEDEMQPNGRMFKKFRMGDYVWRNFIETEHAAACFGRGLRELGQEPKQNIVIFAETRAEWMIAAHGCFKQNMPVVTIYATLGDDGVAHGINETEVTTVITSHELLPKFKSVLNVTPNVKKIIFMEDQLHPTDTTGFKEGVEIIPFSKVIEIGNTSTIPGSPPAAEDTAIIMYTSGSTGTPKGVLLSHANCIGTMKNFCDIFKIYPDDVLIGFLPLAHVFELLAESVCLLTGVPIGYSTPLTLIDSSSKVMKGCKGDASVLRPTCMTSVPLILDRISKGINDKVNAEAPMKKAFFKFAYNYKSKWTARGYQTPLMDKILFKKIAKLLGGRIRSVLSGGAPLAPDTHEQIKLCLCVDVIQGYGLTETTAGAAVMDKWDMEYSRVGAPSSSNDIRLINWEEGNYRVTNKPYPQGEIVVGGTTVSKGYYKLPGKTQEDFFEEDGQRWFRTGDVGEIHPDGALKIIDRKKDLVKLQAGEYVSLGKVESELKTCPVVENICVYGDSTKQYTVALVVPNPKHLEEIAERLDIRGVEFEDLCDNKKLEKAVLQELADHGRKCKLHRSEIPAAVHLCKDIWTPDMGLVTAAFKLKRKDIQERYQAEISKMYAS from the exons ATGTTCATCGAAGAAGATATTAA CATGGAAAGCGTCTGGGTGCAGTCGGCGATCGGGGCGATCAAGATCATCACGATGGTGTACGACATCATCACGATGCCGATCTATCTGGCCATCCAGCGACCCTGGAAACGAAGACAGCTCGCCCGCCGGGTGAAG GCCAAGATCATCCAGCAGGACAGCAGCTCGATCACGTACCGGTCGGTCGATTCGCCCGGTGAGATGCACGTAAAGATGATGCAGAACAACATCGACACGCTCGAGCGTATGTTCAACTTCGTCACGAAGGTGCACACCACCAAGCGGTGCATCGGTACGCGCCAGATCCTGGGCGAGGAGGACGAGATGCAACCGAACGGACGGATGTTCAAGAAGTTCCGCATGGGCGACTACGTGTGGCGCAACTTCATCGAGACGGAGCACGCGGCCGCCTGCTTCGGTCGCGGCCTGCGCGAGCTGGGCCAGGAGCCGAAGCAAAACATCGTCATCTTTGCCGAAACGCGGGCCGAATGGATGATTGCGGCGCACGGTTGCTTCAAGCAGAACATGCCGGTGGTGACGATCTACGCCACGCTCGGGGATGACGGTGTGGCGCACGGTATCAACGAGACGGAGGTAACGACCGTGATTACGTCCCACGAGCTGCTGCCCAAGTTTAAGAGCGTACTGAACGTGACGCCGAATGTGAAGAAAATCATCTTCATGGAGGACCAGCTGCACCCGACCGATACGACCGGCTTCAAGGAGGGCGTGGAAATCATCCCGTTCAGCAAGGTGATCGAGATTGGCAACACGAGCACGATCC CTGGATCCCCGCCGGCCGCTGAAGACACCGCCATCATCATGTACACGTCCGGCTCGACCGGTACGCCCAAGGGTGTCCTGCTGTCGCACGCCAACTGTATCGGCACGATGAAGAACTTCTGCGATATCTTCAAAATCTATCCGGACGATGTGCTGATCGGGTTCCTACCGCTGGCGCACGTGTTTGAGCTGCTGGCCGAGAGTGTGTGCTTGCTCACGGGCGTACCGATCGGCTACTCGACACCGCTCACACTGATCGACTCGAGCAGCAAGGTGATGAAGGGCTGCAAGGGCGATGCGTCAGTGTTACGGCCGACTTGCATGACCTCGGTACCG CTCATCCTGGATCGAATTTCGAAGGGTATCAACGACAAGGTGAACGCAGAAGCACCGATGAAGAAAGCGTTCTTCAAGTTCGCGTACAACTACAAATCGAAATGGACTGCTCGTGGCTACCAGACACCGCTAATGGACAA GATTCTTTTCAAGAAGATCGCAAAGTTGCTCGGAGGCCGCATCCGCAGTGTACTGTCCGGTGGTGCTCCACTTGCACCGGATACGCACGAACAGATTAAGCTATGCCTGTGCGTCGATGTGATCCAGGGTTACGGTCTTACGGAAACTACTGCCGGAGCGGCAGTAATGGACA AATGGGACATGGAGTACAGCCGAGTCGGTGCACCGTCCTCAAGCAATGACATACGATTGATAAACTGGGAGGAAGGAAACTATCGGGTCACGAATAAGCCCTACCCGCAGGGCGAGATCGTGGTCGGCGGGACAACCGTATCGAAGGGCTACTACAAGCTCCCTGGCAAAACGCAGGAAGATTTCTTCGAGGAGGACGGCCAGCGATGGTTCCGTACCGGTGACGTGGGCGAAATCCATCCCGATGGTGCGCTTAAGATTATTG ATCGTAAGAAGGACTTGGTGAAACTGCAGGCGGGCGAATATGTGTCGCTGGGCAAGGTGGAATCGGAACTTAAAACATGCCCCGTGGTGGAAAACATCTGCGTGTACGGTGACTCCACGAAGCAGTACACCGTGGCGCTGGTTGTGCCGAATCCGAAACATCTGGAGGAGATCGCAGAGCGGCTGGACATTCGCGGGGTCGAGTTTGAGGACCTGTGCGACAACAAGAAGTTGGAAAAGGCCGTACTGCAGGAACTGGCTGACCATGGTCGTAAAT GCAAACTGCACCGTAGCGAAATTCCCGCCGCCGTACACCTGTGCAAGGACATCTGGACGCCCGATATGGGTCTGGTGACGGCCGCCTTCAAGCTGAAGCGCAAAGACATCCAGGAACGGTATCAGGCCGAAATTAGCAAGATGTACGCGTCGTAG